A stretch of the Argentina anserina chromosome 6, drPotAnse1.1, whole genome shotgun sequence genome encodes the following:
- the LOC126798190 gene encoding protein decapping 5-like, with translation MAAALVEAQPPKSSSNGHADSYIGSLISLTSKSEIRYEGVLFNINTQESSIGLRNVRSFGTEGRKMDGPQIPPSDKVYDYILFRGSDIKDLQVKSSPPVQTNTNVHDDPAIIRTHYSQAVTVSTNLPSSGIASIPDVKAQTPQMGLPKPTFQSTLPVYQPLGSLGSWGASAPPVTNGSGMPMTMYWQGFSGPSDGFQHQQQSLLMPSPGLSMPPSMQQPMSYPTINTSLSDGSSDASISKPSEPPSTLFPTLGRGTPSLNSHMLPAQSPALTMGIPGDLQSSAFPSKSSATVSEPSSSLILNKALPQTRHTAASSTSLPLVSPLTPALDKTNILLPALDEPKIGPTAVTPVISESVWSTANTPGSVLADGAMPPLVTPGQFFQPDLTMVSSSQPSQTAQTDVEVVKVLSSELPPSPPATAKASQEPILPLPAPSIPKLHGTHAIGHQSYRGSRERGGHGFTHQSYRGGRERGGHAFNHQNYRGRGRGGHAFNHHDNRGSESGRGSRISRPVTKFTEDFNFTAMNEKFNKDEVWGDLGKSNKVLEDVGESQDEKDVGASPYDDPKNVYVKDDFFDSLSCDALNRGSHNERIKFSEKVRKDTETFGYSPRHRGGRGSRLNGRGGRWKGSYNGSGYGYAGQGRGHNFPNRATY, from the exons ATGGCGGCAGCACTGGTAGAGGCTCAACCACCCAAATCTTCATCAAATGGGCATGCAGATTCCTACATTGGCAGCCTCATCAGCCTCACCTCGAAGTCTGAAATTCGATACGAGGGTGTCCTCTTCAACATCAATACCCAAGAGTCCAGCATCGGTTTAAGAAATG TAAGATCATTTGGGACTGAAGGACGCAAGATGGATGGTCCCCAAATACCTCCAAGCGATAAAGTTTATGATTATATACTTTTCCGAGGAAGTGACATCAAG GATCTGCAGGTCAAATCTTCACCTCCAGttcaaacaaatacaaatgtACATGATGATCCTGCCATTATTCGG ACTCACTATTCTCAAGCAGTGACTGTATCGACAAACTTACCATCTTCTGGTATTGCGTCCATTCCAGATGTAAAAGCCCAAACTCCACAGATGGGACTCCCTAAGCCAACATTTCAAAGCACTCTTCCTGTGTATCAACCTCTTGGAAGTCTAGGGTCTTGGGGTGCCTCAGCCCCTCCAGTTACAAATGGCAGTGGAATGCCCATGACAATGTATTGGCAAGGATTTTCTGGACCCTCCGATGGTTTCCAACACCAACAGCAATCGTTGCTTATGCCCTCGCCTGGCTTGTCAATGCCACCTTCAATGCAACAACCGATGTCATATCCTACCATTAATACATCATTATCTGATGGCTCTTCTGATGCTTCAATCTCTAAACCATCAGAGCCACCATCTACTTTATTCCCAACCCTCGGTAGGGGCACTCCAAGCTTGAATTCCCATATGCTTCCTGCCCAGTCGCCTGCCCTTACAATGGGCATTCCGGGAGATTTGCAATCTTCTGCGTTTCCTTCCAAGTCTTCTGCAACAGTTTCTGAGCCATCCTCAAGTTTGATTCTTAACAAGGCTTTGCCTCAAACTCGTCATACTGCTGCATCAAGTACTAGCTTGCCTTTGGTTTCACCTCTGACTCCCGCTTTGGACAAAACTAACATCCTCTTACCAGCCCTTGACGAGCCTAAAATAGGCCCTACTGCTGTAACGCCAGTAATATCTGAATCTGTATGGTCGACAGCTAACACCCCAGGTTCAGTTCTAGCTGACGGAGCAATGCCTCCATTGGTAACCCCAGGCCAGTTTTTTCAGCCTGACCTCACCATGGTATCTTCATCCCAGCCTTCACAAACAGCTCAGACGGATGTTGAGGTTGTCAAGGTATTGTCATCAGAACtaccaccatcaccaccagCGACAGCAAAGGCTTCGCAGGAACCAATTTTGCCCCTGCCTGCACCATCCATTCCTAAG TTGCATGGAACTCATGCCATTGGTCATCAAAGTTACAGAGGAAGTCGTGAAAGAGGAGGTCATGGTTTCACTCATCAAAGTTATAGAGGAGGACGTGAAAGAGGAGGCCATGCCTTCAATCATCAAAATTATAGAGGACGTGGAAGAGGAGGTCATGCCTTTAATCATCATGATAACAGAGGAAGTGAAAGTGGTAGAGGAAGCAGG ATTTCACGTCCTGTGACAAAATTCACTGAAGATTTCAACTTCACAGCAATGAATGAAAAGTTTAACAAGGATGAAGTATGGGGTGATCTTGGTAAAAGTAATAAAGTTCTAGAAGATGTAGGTGAATCGCAAGATGAAAAGGATGTTGGAGCTTCACCATATGATGATCCTAAG AATGTTTATGTTAAGGATGACTTCTTTGATTCTCTATCTTGTGATGCACTTAATCGTGGGTCACATAATGAGAGGATTAAGTTCTCAGAGAAAGTGAGAAAGGATACCGAG ACATTTGGGTATTCTCCAAGGCATCGTGGTGGAAGAGGTAGCAGATTGAATGGTCGAGGTGGCCGGTGGAAAGGTAGTTATAATGGAAGTGGTTATGGCTATGCTGGACAGGGGCGAGGACATAACTTTCCTAATCGTGCAACCTACTAA
- the LOC126797352 gene encoding major pollen allergen Ole e 10-like, with protein sequence METKFVLVSLLLLQLSVTALSKGKGSNGEDGDSNPRDNPMHKPHGSHKTAHEPGGPAGGIAKPGSKPQVPFGGVDDPAVPTGGAAPAGGNKKWCIAKGGIAKSLLKKDFEDVCKEVDCSPTDGKGLCYTESIFAKASFAMNLKYQKNGKKDADCVYGGRAETTTIDPSWGKCILVSS encoded by the exons ATGGAAACCAAGTTCGTCCTcgtctccctcctcctcctccagcTTTCTGTAACCGCTTTGTCCAAGGGCAAGGGGTCCAACGGCGAAGATGGTGATAGCAACCCTCGTGACAACCCTATGCACAAGCCTCAC GGCTCTCACAAGACTGCACATGAGCCGGGAGGTCCAGCAGGGGGCATTGCAAAGCCAGGAAGCAAACCGCAGGTTCCGTTCGGAGGAGTAGATGACCCTGCAGTACCCACTGGAGGAGCTGCACCCGCTGGTGGCAACAAGAAGTGGTGCATTGCCAAAGGTGGTATTGCGAAAAGCCTTTTGAAGAAGGATTTCGAAGACGTGTGCAAAGAGGTCGATTGCTCACCTACAGACGGAAAAGGCTTATGCTACACTGAGTCAATCTTCGCCAAGGCCTCCTTCGCCATGAATCTTAAGTATCAGAAGAACGGTAAGAAAGATGCTGACTGCGTTTACGGAGGAAGAGCAGAGACTACAACCATAGACCCAA gctGGGGCAAGTGTATTCTCGTCTCTTCTTAA